In Alkalihalobacillus sp. TS-13, the following are encoded in one genomic region:
- the cls gene encoding cardiolipin synthase, with the protein MKRIRQFFLCLIMIICVGIIISAKQPTDIKLMAGIIYLGIALSVCYVLMLENRSPYKTLLWMYAILFIPIIGYIFFIYSGQLEVKGHLFKEKRLDNYKQAQKMQLENKTSGRWTHLHESEREFSKLITAVSDQTISFHSYTEVLRNGDEKFPRLLSELKNAKDYIHMEYYIFRSDDIGRQIINVLCEKAAEGVEVRFVYDGIGSLKISDRDVSRMKEAGVQVHSFLPIRKGFFNQKFNFRNHRKIVVIDNHIGFVGGLNVGNEYLGRDEKFGYWRDTHLIVKGEALRDLQRVFLLDWSYVNDESLFVERYLAMDASEESGGVQVVPSGPDTSQGVMSYLYYSMITFAQKSVWITTPYFIPSKEIRTALLIAAIKGIDVRLMVPETNDSFLTQYATRSYFSELLRYGVKIYLYQKGFHHQKTIIVDGNYATLGTANVDLRSFHLNFEVNVFMFRTPTIETLVTQYEEDLYDSLEVNLETHKKRGLCLRTKESFSRLFSPVL; encoded by the coding sequence ATGAAACGGATCAGACAATTTTTTTTGTGCCTTATCATGATCATTTGTGTTGGAATCATCATATCAGCAAAGCAACCGACAGACATTAAACTTATGGCTGGAATCATCTATCTTGGTATCGCATTATCAGTCTGTTATGTGTTGATGCTTGAAAACCGTTCTCCTTATAAAACCCTTTTGTGGATGTATGCGATTCTCTTCATCCCGATCATTGGGTACATTTTTTTCATCTATTCAGGTCAGCTTGAAGTAAAAGGTCATTTATTCAAGGAAAAACGGTTGGATAACTACAAACAAGCTCAAAAGATGCAGCTTGAAAACAAAACCTCTGGAAGATGGACACACCTGCATGAATCAGAAAGGGAATTCTCCAAACTGATCACGGCTGTTAGTGATCAGACCATCAGTTTTCATTCCTATACGGAAGTGCTTCGCAATGGTGATGAAAAATTCCCCCGTTTGTTATCGGAATTGAAGAATGCGAAAGATTACATCCATATGGAATATTATATTTTTCGTTCAGATGATATCGGAAGACAGATTATAAATGTTTTGTGTGAGAAAGCTGCTGAGGGGGTTGAAGTCCGCTTCGTTTATGACGGAATCGGAAGCCTTAAGATTTCAGATCGTGATGTCTCCCGAATGAAAGAAGCAGGGGTCCAGGTTCATAGCTTCCTTCCGATCAGGAAAGGGTTTTTCAATCAAAAATTCAATTTCAGGAACCACCGGAAAATCGTCGTCATCGATAATCACATTGGTTTTGTGGGAGGGTTGAATGTTGGGAATGAATATCTGGGGAGAGACGAGAAATTCGGATATTGGCGTGACACTCATCTTATCGTAAAAGGGGAAGCGTTACGGGATTTACAACGTGTCTTTCTTTTGGATTGGAGCTATGTCAATGATGAATCGTTATTTGTAGAACGATATTTGGCAATGGACGCAAGTGAAGAAAGCGGCGGGGTCCAGGTCGTTCCGAGTGGACCTGACACTTCCCAAGGTGTAATGAGCTATTTATACTACAGTATGATCACTTTTGCACAAAAATCAGTATGGATCACAACGCCATATTTTATACCGAGTAAAGAGATTCGTACTGCTCTTCTCATCGCTGCCATTAAAGGAATCGATGTCAGATTGATGGTTCCCGAGACGAACGATAGCTTTTTAACGCAATATGCAACGCGGTCCTATTTCAGTGAGCTTTTACGATATGGGGTTAAGATTTATTTGTATCAGAAGGGGTTCCATCATCAAAAAACGATCATTGTCGATGGGAATTATGCTACTCTGGGAACAGCGAACGTAGATTTGCGTAGCTTCCATCTTAATTTTGAGGTCAATGTGTTCATGTTCCGCACCCCGACTATTGAAACACTTGTTACCCAATATGAAGAGGATTTGTATGACAGTTTGGAAGTGAATTTGGAAACCCATAAAAAGCGCGGGTTGTGCCTCAGGACGAAAGAATCGTTTAGTAGGTTGTTCTCTCCTGTCCTTTAA
- a CDS encoding undecaprenyldiphospho-muramoylpentapeptide beta-N-acetylglucosaminyltransferase, translating into MKRILLTGGGSTGHVAVNLALIPHLKRNNWEIHYIGSQGGIERELIEHLSDVTYYPISTGKLRRYFDINNFKDPFRVIKGIGQAYRIIRKVKPSIVFSKGGFVSVPVILASRLTKTPVISHESDMSPGLANKISMPFASKVCVTFPETLKHIPEDKGILLGSIVREELRTGSKRKGLHFCDFTESKPVILVMGGSQGAKRLNEAVRNLVPTLTENYQIVHLCGKGKVDETINVHGYRQFEYIKDELPDILAMTDLVVTRAGSNSIYEFLDLQIPMILIPLPLSQSRGDQIQNAESFKKQGFAEVIQEEDVTDESLQQLIEKTYNERNQYKRSMQRSEQSNQLEKLYGLLDEYRKH; encoded by the coding sequence ATGAAGCGTATTTTGTTAACGGGGGGCGGTTCGACTGGCCACGTCGCTGTCAATCTTGCCTTGATCCCTCACTTGAAACGTAATAATTGGGAAATCCATTATATTGGATCACAGGGTGGAATTGAACGTGAATTGATCGAACATCTCTCTGATGTTACGTATTATCCGATTTCTACAGGAAAACTGCGGAGATACTTCGATATCAATAACTTTAAAGATCCGTTCCGAGTCATCAAAGGGATCGGTCAGGCGTATCGGATCATCCGGAAGGTGAAGCCGAGTATCGTTTTCTCTAAAGGGGGCTTCGTTTCAGTGCCTGTAATACTTGCCTCCCGCCTTACGAAAACGCCAGTCATTTCCCACGAGTCTGATATGAGTCCTGGACTTGCGAATAAAATTTCAATGCCATTCGCTTCAAAGGTATGCGTGACCTTCCCGGAAACACTCAAACACATTCCAGAAGACAAAGGAATTTTACTCGGGTCCATTGTCCGTGAAGAATTACGTACAGGTTCGAAACGGAAAGGGCTTCATTTCTGTGATTTCACTGAATCCAAGCCAGTCATCCTCGTAATGGGCGGAAGCCAGGGAGCTAAGAGGCTTAATGAGGCTGTAAGAAATCTTGTACCGACCTTGACTGAAAATTATCAAATCGTCCATCTCTGCGGAAAAGGGAAAGTCGATGAAACGATCAATGTTCATGGATATAGGCAATTTGAGTATATAAAAGATGAGTTACCTGACATTCTCGCTATGACGGATCTCGTCGTCACCCGAGCAGGATCAAACTCGATCTATGAATTTCTCGATCTGCAGATTCCGATGATTCTTATACCGCTTCCTCTCAGCCAGAGCCGCGGTGATCAGATCCAAAATGCTGAGTCTTTTAAAAAGCAAGGCTTTGCTGAAGTGATTCAAGAAGAAGACGTAACTGATGAATCTCTTCAGCAATTGATAGAGAAAACATACAATGAACGCAATCAATATAAAAGAAGTATGCAGCGGAGCGAGCAAAGTAATCAACTGGAAAAGCTTTACGGTCTGCTTGATGAGTACAGAAAGCATTAG
- the opp3b gene encoding oligopeptide ABC transporter permease — protein sequence MKAYFLKRILYLIITLFVIASATFFLMKLMPGSPLSNQAKLTAEQEAIILEKYNLNDPIPLQYVKYMTNLVQGDLGISFQFEGRKVTDLILQRIGPSAQLGFQSMIFGSLFGMVLGIIAAVRHNSYLDYSSTLLSVIGISIPSFVFAGLLQYYVGVKLQWLPVAFWEGFEYTILPTIALMIFPMAVTARFMRTELLEVLNQDYIILAKAKGVNSANVVVFHAVRNALIPLITVLGPMLVGIMTGTLVIEQIFSVPGLGEQFVRSITMNDYPVIMGTTLFFSFLFIAMILIVDFAYGLIDPRIRLGDKN from the coding sequence ATGAAAGCATATTTTTTAAAGCGGATCTTGTATCTAATCATTACATTATTTGTCATAGCTTCTGCAACGTTTTTCTTGATGAAATTGATGCCAGGTTCTCCTTTAAGCAACCAGGCGAAGTTGACCGCTGAACAGGAGGCGATCATTCTCGAAAAATATAATTTGAATGATCCTATCCCTTTGCAGTATGTGAAATACATGACAAATCTTGTGCAGGGAGATCTCGGTATTTCTTTTCAGTTTGAGGGGAGGAAAGTTACCGATTTGATCCTTCAAAGAATTGGTCCTTCTGCCCAGCTCGGATTCCAGTCGATGATCTTCGGCAGTTTGTTTGGGATGGTTCTCGGAATCATAGCAGCAGTCCGGCATAATTCATATTTAGACTACTCATCGACCTTACTTTCCGTAATCGGTATCTCCATACCAAGTTTCGTTTTTGCAGGTTTACTTCAATACTATGTAGGAGTTAAACTTCAATGGCTTCCAGTAGCGTTTTGGGAAGGATTCGAGTATACGATTCTTCCTACAATAGCTCTGATGATCTTTCCGATGGCAGTAACAGCGAGATTCATGAGGACAGAACTTTTGGAAGTATTGAATCAGGATTATATCATTTTGGCAAAGGCGAAAGGGGTCAATTCAGCTAACGTAGTAGTGTTCCATGCAGTTCGTAATGCTCTGATTCCACTAATTACCGTTCTCGGTCCAATGCTGGTCGGTATTATGACAGGAACCCTTGTCATTGAACAGATCTTTTCTGTACCAGGACTCGGCGAACAGTTTGTACGATCAATTACTATGAACGATTACCCAGTAATTATGGGTACGACATTGTTCTTTTCCTTTTTGTTCATAGCGATGATCTTGATTGTGGATTTTGCCTATGGATTGATTGACCCAAGAATTAGGCTTGGGGATAAAAACTAA
- a CDS encoding SgrR family transcriptional regulator: MKYGTYYLQLCNLFSAEEHVEVPLKRLADEWKITTRYAKKIIRELHKQKFIEWNPGIGRGNLSKLRLLYSKNDVVIGLAKEHVRKKKIQEAFTVIHTHAPEVKENFVDWLSDPSL, translated from the coding sequence ATGAAATACGGAACATATTATTTGCAGCTATGTAATCTTTTCTCTGCTGAAGAACATGTGGAAGTTCCTTTAAAACGTCTAGCAGATGAGTGGAAAATTACAACTCGTTATGCGAAGAAAATCATCCGAGAATTACATAAACAAAAATTCATTGAATGGAATCCAGGAATCGGTCGTGGAAACCTATCTAAATTACGACTTTTATACAGCAAAAATGATGTCGTAATCGGTTTAGCGAAAGAACATGTGCGAAAGAAAAAAATCCAGGAAGCCTTTACGGTCATCCATACACATGCCCCTGAGGTCAAAGAAAACTTTGTGGACTGGCTGTCTGACCCATCTTTATAA
- a CDS encoding flotillin family protein, which yields MGLSPLFIVIGIVAFLLIALIGVFVSKYRTAGPDEALIVTGSYLGSKNVNIDDAGNKIKIVRGGGTFVLPVFQQAESLSLLSSKIDVQTPEVYTEQGVPVMADGTAIIKIGGSIGEIATAAEQFLGKTKSDRENEAREVLEGHLRSILGSMTVEEIYKNREKFSQEVQRVASQDLAKMGLNIVSFTIKDVRDKNGYLESLGKPRIAQVKRDADIATAEAEKETRIKRAEADKDAKKSELERATEVAEAEKINQLKIAEYREEQDRAKARADQAYHLEEARSMQEVTEHQMQIKIIERQKQIELEEKEIARREKQYDSEVKKKADADRYAVEQSAEADKRKQIASADAEQYRIESMARAEAEKIRIDGIAKADAERAQGESSAEVIRLKGLAEAEAKQKIAEAFEQYGQAAMLDMIINMLPSYAKEIASPLGNIDKITVVDTGSGEGGGANKVTGYATNLMSTLQESLKASSGLDVKELIENFSGKGNVRSSVDELTREITRKRDGLPTNENEAKPENEYVKSEK from the coding sequence ATGGGTCTAAGTCCACTTTTCATTGTCATTGGAATCGTAGCATTTTTATTGATAGCTTTAATCGGGGTTTTCGTTTCAAAATACCGTACAGCGGGTCCTGATGAAGCATTGATCGTCACAGGAAGTTACCTCGGATCAAAGAACGTAAACATTGATGATGCCGGTAATAAAATCAAAATCGTCCGCGGGGGCGGTACGTTCGTGCTTCCTGTTTTCCAACAAGCTGAATCGTTAAGTCTCTTGTCGAGTAAAATTGATGTACAGACACCAGAAGTTTACACAGAGCAGGGTGTTCCGGTTATGGCTGACGGTACAGCGATCATCAAAATCGGCGGATCGATCGGCGAAATCGCTACGGCCGCGGAACAATTTTTAGGTAAAACCAAGAGTGATCGTGAGAATGAAGCGCGTGAAGTTCTAGAGGGACACTTACGTTCAATTCTCGGATCGATGACGGTCGAAGAAATTTACAAGAACCGTGAAAAATTCTCGCAAGAAGTACAACGTGTCGCTTCTCAAGATCTTGCGAAAATGGGGCTGAACATCGTCTCCTTCACAATTAAAGATGTCCGTGACAAAAACGGATACCTTGAGTCACTCGGTAAGCCACGGATCGCTCAGGTGAAACGGGATGCGGATATCGCTACTGCCGAAGCAGAAAAGGAAACGCGTATCAAACGTGCAGAAGCAGATAAAGATGCGAAGAAATCCGAGCTGGAACGTGCAACTGAGGTAGCTGAAGCAGAAAAAATCAATCAGTTGAAAATAGCGGAATATCGTGAAGAGCAGGACCGTGCAAAAGCCCGTGCTGACCAGGCTTATCACTTAGAAGAAGCAAGATCGATGCAAGAGGTTACAGAGCATCAAATGCAAATCAAAATCATCGAGCGTCAAAAGCAGATCGAACTCGAAGAAAAAGAAATCGCCCGTCGTGAGAAGCAATATGATTCCGAAGTCAAAAAGAAGGCGGACGCAGATCGATATGCTGTTGAACAATCCGCAGAAGCAGACAAACGGAAACAGATCGCTTCAGCAGATGCAGAACAATATCGCATTGAATCAATGGCAAGAGCAGAAGCGGAAAAAATCCGTATCGACGGTATCGCGAAGGCTGACGCAGAACGAGCTCAAGGTGAATCATCAGCTGAAGTCATCCGTCTGAAGGGTCTTGCAGAAGCGGAAGCGAAACAGAAGATTGCAGAAGCTTTTGAACAATATGGTCAAGCAGCGATGCTCGATATGATCATCAATATGCTCCCTTCCTATGCAAAAGAAATTGCAAGTCCGCTGGGTAATATTGATAAGATTACAGTCGTCGATACGGGCAGCGGTGAAGGTGGAGGAGCGAACAAGGTAACGGGCTATGCCACAAACTTGATGTCTACACTTCAGGAGTCATTGAAGGCTTCTTCCGGCTTAGACGTCAAGGAATTGATTGAAAACTTCTCTGGAAAAGGGAACGTCCGATCAAGCGTTGATGAATTGACAAGAGAAATCACCCGTAAAAGAGACGGTCTCCCTACCAACGAAAACGAAGCAAAACCAGAAAATGAATATGTGAAAAGCGAGAAATAA
- a CDS encoding Bax inhibitor-1/YccA family protein: protein MRSSNPSLNDRTFSRFRGSASAGNAMTIGGAVNKTFILLVVLMGSAFYSWNEYFSGNMIQHLLWIGVLGGLVMALITAFVPRISPLTAPAYALLEGLAIGALSAIYEAQYSGITLQAALLTISTLLAMLLLYKTGIIKVTKNFRRGVISATMGIFFVYLIDIILRFFGMDVPFLHETGMVGIIISLVIVGVAALNLVLDFDFIESGARQQVPKYMEWYAGFGLLVTLVWLYIEMLRLLSKIRRN, encoded by the coding sequence ATGCGTAGTTCGAATCCGAGTTTGAATGATAGAACGTTCAGTAGATTTCGAGGAAGTGCTTCAGCAGGTAACGCGATGACCATCGGTGGTGCCGTAAACAAGACTTTCATTTTGCTTGTCGTGTTGATGGGTAGTGCCTTCTATTCATGGAATGAGTATTTTTCAGGCAACATGATACAACACTTATTATGGATCGGGGTGTTGGGCGGTCTTGTGATGGCATTGATCACTGCTTTTGTTCCGAGGATTTCCCCACTCACCGCTCCTGCTTATGCTTTGTTAGAAGGGCTGGCGATCGGTGCTTTATCTGCAATCTATGAAGCTCAATACAGCGGCATCACCTTGCAGGCCGCTCTCCTTACGATCAGTACGTTATTAGCAATGCTGCTTTTATATAAGACAGGTATCATAAAAGTTACGAAGAATTTCAGAAGAGGAGTCATATCTGCGACTATGGGAATTTTCTTTGTTTACTTGATTGATATCATCCTGAGGTTTTTCGGGATGGATGTTCCATTTCTTCATGAAACAGGCATGGTTGGTATTATCATTTCATTAGTAATCGTCGGAGTGGCTGCCCTGAACCTGGTATTGGATTTTGATTTCATTGAGTCAGGTGCCAGACAGCAGGTACCGAAATATATGGAGTGGTATGCTGGGTTTGGGCTATTGGTCACGCTTGTCTGGTTGTATATTGAAATGTTGAGGCTGCTATCGAAAATCAGAAGAAATTGA
- a CDS encoding aldehyde dehydrogenase yields MPTIQEILQLQRTYFFSGETKTVDFRIQQLKKLRDAINKYETDILGALKKDLNKSEFEAYSSEVGILHKEISFTLKHLKKWAKPVRVKTAVTHFGSKSYIQSEPYGVCLIIAPWNYPFQLQISPLVGAIAAGNCGILKPSELTPTVSKVISKLIGEIYEERYVAVVEGGVEVSQELLEQDFDKIFFTGSVIVGKIVMEAASKKLIPVTLELGGKSPAIVDESANLELAAKRVVWGKFTNAGQTCIAPDYLYVHEQVKAELITKIKKYIDEFYGANPLENPEITHIVNMNHFQRLSRYLEDGRIITGGKKDEGSLSIEPTLIDQVGWSDPVMQEEIFGPILPVMEYDSIDQVIHDVRKYPKPLALYLFSESVEQQRRVMDSLSFGGGCINDTLVHVASPYLPFGGVGESGTGSYHGKASFDAFSHQKSIVKQTNRFDIAFRYPSNKHGLKIMRRLLK; encoded by the coding sequence GTGCCAACGATTCAAGAAATCCTTCAGCTGCAACGTACTTATTTTTTCTCAGGAGAAACAAAGACTGTCGATTTCCGCATCCAACAGCTTAAGAAATTGAGAGATGCAATCAACAAATACGAGACTGATATCTTAGGTGCATTAAAAAAAGACCTCAACAAATCCGAATTTGAAGCCTATTCATCAGAGGTAGGCATATTACACAAAGAAATCAGTTTCACTCTCAAGCATTTAAAAAAATGGGCAAAGCCGGTACGGGTAAAAACAGCAGTCACACACTTCGGCTCAAAAAGTTATATTCAATCGGAGCCTTATGGCGTATGTTTAATCATCGCTCCTTGGAATTATCCTTTTCAGCTGCAAATTTCACCGTTGGTCGGGGCGATTGCGGCAGGCAACTGCGGGATCCTCAAACCTTCAGAGCTGACGCCGACTGTCTCTAAAGTCATTTCGAAACTGATTGGAGAAATATATGAAGAGCGTTATGTTGCAGTTGTAGAGGGTGGAGTGGAAGTAAGCCAGGAGCTGCTCGAACAAGACTTCGATAAAATTTTCTTTACTGGAAGCGTGATTGTCGGAAAAATCGTCATGGAAGCAGCTTCTAAAAAATTGATTCCCGTGACTTTGGAACTCGGTGGAAAAAGTCCGGCCATTGTCGATGAAAGTGCAAATCTTGAACTTGCAGCCAAAAGGGTTGTATGGGGGAAATTCACAAATGCAGGTCAAACCTGTATTGCACCAGATTATCTATATGTTCACGAACAAGTGAAGGCTGAATTGATAACGAAGATTAAAAAGTACATCGATGAATTCTATGGTGCAAACCCACTTGAAAACCCTGAAATAACGCATATCGTGAATATGAATCATTTCCAAAGGCTCAGCCGATATCTTGAGGACGGACGGATCATAACAGGCGGTAAGAAAGATGAGGGTTCCTTGTCGATCGAACCGACGTTGATCGATCAAGTCGGCTGGTCTGATCCGGTCATGCAAGAAGAAATATTCGGACCTATATTGCCAGTTATGGAATATGATTCGATCGATCAGGTCATCCATGATGTCCGTAAATATCCAAAGCCCTTAGCGCTTTATTTGTTTTCAGAATCAGTAGAACAGCAGAGGCGTGTCATGGATAGCTTATCTTTTGGAGGGGGGTGTATCAACGACACGTTGGTTCATGTCGCATCACCTTATTTACCATTCGGTGGTGTTGGGGAAAGTGGAACCGGCAGTTATCATGGTAAAGCAAGTTTTGATGCTTTTTCTCATCAAAAAAGTATTGTCAAGCAGACGAACCGCTTTGACATTGCCTTTCGATACCCATCGAACAAACATGGGCTGAAAATCATGAGAAGGTTGTTGAAATAA
- a CDS encoding nuclear transport factor 2 family protein, whose translation MARLDEIAVDEVRVNTAGRHSVGKQEFVQFLDWYRSTFTNSEWDLHDIIVGDEKVVIRYTGTSTYAGGWLELPARDEPVKETGVLIFAYEGNLISEIWCELSDLEVYSDLGGLTHIKNPQS comes from the coding sequence ATGGCTCGGTTGGATGAGATTGCAGTGGATGAAGTGAGAGTGAATACTGCCGGACGCCATTCAGTCGGAAAACAGGAATTCGTCCAATTTCTGGACTGGTACCGGTCTACGTTTACAAACAGTGAATGGGACTTACACGATATCATCGTTGGAGATGAGAAAGTCGTCATCCGGTACACTGGAACAAGCACCTATGCCGGAGGATGGCTCGAGTTGCCTGCTCGTGACGAACCGGTAAAAGAAACAGGTGTATTGATTTTCGCTTATGAAGGTAATCTGATCAGCGAGATATGGTGCGAATTGAGCGATCTTGAGGTTTACAGTGATCTAGGTGGCCTGACTCATATCAAAAATCCGCAAAGCTGA
- a CDS encoding DUF6376 family protein → MKKWFLSLTLGAMSVLILSGCSLLQGVDDTLEYVNSATDYINTAKSFADEAPALAERAASDQESRVELEERLNQMKEDIATFNELNPPGIAEGVHGKIVGYNDTLEQGIDGYLRNVENGEVDPKLLEDYEILQTINQLTNIMDQLEQLGS, encoded by the coding sequence ATGAAAAAATGGTTCCTCTCTCTCACACTCGGTGCGATGTCAGTTCTCATATTAAGCGGTTGTTCCTTACTCCAAGGAGTCGATGACACCCTTGAGTATGTAAACAGTGCTACTGATTACATTAACACAGCCAAAAGTTTTGCTGATGAAGCACCAGCATTAGCTGAACGGGCAGCTTCGGACCAGGAATCCCGGGTCGAACTGGAAGAAAGACTCAACCAGATGAAGGAAGATATCGCAACATTTAATGAACTGAACCCCCCAGGAATCGCGGAGGGCGTACACGGGAAAATAGTCGGATACAATGACACGCTCGAACAGGGAATTGATGGTTATCTACGCAATGTTGAAAATGGGGAAGTAGATCCAAAACTGCTGGAAGACTATGAAATCCTGCAAACAATCAATCAATTGACCAATATCATGGATCAGCTAGAACAGCTTGGCTCATGA
- a CDS encoding NfeD family protein, with protein MELFGYPIETLYLYGLIIGGCLTLIYILMSDVLEGIFEVLSETFFNPTLILSFLTIFNASGYLLEIMTGMNSWILLVVSALLAFLFVTLLNVFVLIPLSSAEESNTYAIEDLQGRIGKVIISIPVDGYGEVLISGNSGNIAKSAVSLDNEPIEAGSDILIIDTKDGVLHVTRYEQETFNV; from the coding sequence ATGGAGTTATTTGGATATCCCATAGAGACGCTCTATCTCTATGGACTCATCATCGGAGGATGTTTAACGCTCATTTATATATTAATGAGCGATGTTTTGGAAGGGATTTTCGAGGTCTTGTCAGAAACGTTCTTCAACCCGACATTGATTCTTTCTTTCCTTACCATTTTCAATGCATCCGGATACTTACTTGAAATCATGACTGGAATGAACAGCTGGATCCTCCTGGTCGTTTCTGCACTTTTAGCATTCTTATTCGTTACTTTGTTGAACGTATTTGTGTTGATTCCACTCTCATCCGCGGAAGAATCCAATACGTATGCGATAGAAGACTTACAAGGCCGGATCGGCAAAGTCATCATTTCCATTCCTGTTGATGGTTATGGTGAGGTATTGATCAGCGGGAACAGCGGAAATATCGCTAAGTCTGCCGTCAGTCTGGATAACGAACCAATCGAGGCTGGCTCTGATATTTTGATCATCGACACCAAAGATGGGGTTCTGCACGTTACCCGATACGAACAAGAAACCTTCAACGTGTAA
- a CDS encoding PspA/IM30 family protein, with protein sequence MFELFKRVKTVVNSELNSLIDKAEDPIKVVEQYLREMASDIQEAEKATAKIMAEEKLLKLKWKETQSMVKKREEQAIRALQEDNEDLAKRALEDKSRLQKEAEQLEHLYIEASKTAAELKEKLTEMKSEFRDMELKKATLNSRAQSAKARTNINRSMAMHNSGGSKNGFKRMEEKVFRFEAEAETSEDLNVSSRTLDTELKEVEKKSSVDDELRLLKERIANQSNGTIE encoded by the coding sequence ATGTTTGAGCTTTTTAAACGGGTGAAGACGGTCGTCAATTCGGAATTGAACAGCCTGATTGATAAAGCAGAAGACCCGATCAAAGTGGTCGAGCAGTATTTACGTGAGATGGCTTCTGATATCCAGGAAGCAGAGAAGGCCACTGCTAAGATCATGGCAGAAGAAAAACTGCTGAAGTTGAAATGGAAAGAGACCCAATCGATGGTCAAGAAACGTGAAGAACAGGCAATCCGTGCACTTCAAGAAGACAATGAAGATTTGGCGAAAAGAGCGCTCGAAGATAAATCGCGTCTTCAGAAAGAAGCGGAACAATTAGAGCACCTCTACATCGAGGCTTCTAAAACTGCAGCAGAACTCAAAGAAAAGCTGACTGAAATGAAATCTGAATTTCGTGATATGGAACTGAAGAAAGCCACATTGAATTCCCGCGCCCAGTCTGCTAAAGCACGCACAAACATCAACCGTTCCATGGCGATGCACAATAGCGGAGGTTCAAAAAACGGCTTCAAACGAATGGAAGAGAAGGTGTTCAGGTTTGAGGCTGAAGCAGAAACAAGTGAGGACCTTAACGTATCAAGCAGAACGTTGGACACCGAATTGAAGGAAGTGGAGAAGAAAAGCAGTGTGGACGATGAACTGCGTTTATTGAAAGAACGAATTGCAAACCAATCAAATGGAACAATCGAATAG
- a CDS encoding DUF3052 domain-containing protein, with protein sequence MHPILKKMNYKNQAEIWVIKAPAEFEETMKEIADEVTIMEDLKAGSKIHFVLVFAYEKADVGPFVKELLPQLEEDAVVWFAYPKKTSNQYNSDLTRDTGWQPLGDAGFEGVRQVAIWSALRFRHVDNIKTLTRNKKLAMTEQGMKREI encoded by the coding sequence ATGCATCCCATATTGAAAAAGATGAATTATAAAAATCAGGCTGAAATCTGGGTGATCAAAGCACCCGCAGAGTTTGAAGAAACGATGAAGGAAATAGCAGATGAAGTGACAATCATGGAAGACTTGAAAGCTGGAAGCAAAATTCACTTTGTTCTTGTATTCGCTTATGAAAAGGCAGATGTAGGTCCATTTGTAAAGGAACTCCTGCCTCAACTGGAAGAGGATGCCGTTGTCTGGTTTGCCTATCCGAAGAAAACGTCTAATCAGTACAATTCCGACTTGACGAGAGATACAGGATGGCAACCGTTAGGCGATGCTGGTTTCGAAGGTGTCAGACAGGTTGCGATCTGGTCCGCACTACGTTTCCGACACGTGGACAATATCAAAACGTTGACACGTAATAAGAAGCTCGCGATGACTGAGCAAGGGATGAAGAGGGAAATCTGA